TTTTCCTTATCTGCTCTATGTCGATATCTTGTAGGTCGGCGCCCATAGAAGACTTGGCTGATTCAGATATCTGTATGGCTTTTCCCTCCGGAAAGCCCTCCTTTTCAAGCCTTTCAACGGTAAAGTTGTCCCTACGCCCAAGGGTGTAGACGAGTTTCGCATATGTTTCATGTTTCTCCACTAGGCGGTTCAGCTCTGGGAAATGGATACCATACCATTCACGCAAGCGGCTCATGAAAAGATTCAGCGTCTGATCCAAGTCGTCAAGCGCTTGAACGGCTTGAACAACGAGTAGATCTCTCTTCTCAGTGGCTTTCCTAATCCTAAGCTTTGAGAGCTCTATTGTTACATCGCGGATCCATCGTGTTATCTCAGAGGGCTTACTAATGAAGCCAACCTCAACGCCCAGTTCACCCATGTTCTCACGTATCTTCTCACTCAACTCAACTAAAACAGCTGGTTCAGCATTAACCTTAAATTCTTCCCTTACCGCGTTTGCTAGCTCTGGGTGATCAAACAAGAAACCGGTATATTTCTGATCCTTTAGCCTTCTAATTAACCTTTTTATCTCAGGTGTGGGTTTACCCTGCTCAAGAGCAAATAGCTTTTCAGCTATTTTAACAGGATCCCTATCAAAAATCTCCTTATCTATTAGCTTGCCGTCTTCGCTTAAGCATAAAATCCCCATAACGCTTGGTATAACCGCAACCTTCAATTTATTCACCGCGCTTCTTTCCCCTAAAACTATAACATATTCACATAAATATGTGTTGCCAAATATTCACAAGATGAAGCCAAAAATTCTCGAAAATATTGGAGGGATCTGGGAGATGACCGCCGTTGACTTGAGAACTCGGATCGCAGGCTTAAATATGCCGAACCCAACTATGCTAGCCTCAGGCATACTTGGAACAACAGCCGACATTCTGAGGGAGGTCGCTAACGCTGGGGCTGGCGCTGTAGTGACGAAATCTGTTGGACTTAAGCCGCGAGAAGGCTATCCAAACCCGACCGTTATACAGGTTGAGTGCGGCTTCCTAAATGCCGTCGGTCTCCCAAACCCCGGAATACATAAATTTATGGAGGAGATAAGAAGTTTAAATGATCTAAGAGTTCCGTTAATCGTTAGCGTGTTCGGCTTCTCGCCGGAGGAGTATGCTGAAACCGCAAGATTGGCCGTGGAGGCTGGCGCCAGCGCTGTGGAGCTTAACCTCTCTTGCCCACATGTCAAGGGTACTGGGGCTGAGATTGGGCAAGATCTAGAAGCCGTTAGGTTAATTGTTAGAGCTGTTAAGGATCAGGTAGATAGGCCTGTTTTCGTGAAGCTGACGCCAAACACCTCTCATATACCTGATTTAGCTGAGGCGGCAGCTTCAGCCGGAGCCGACGCGATTACAGCCATAAATACTGTAAGAGCTATGGCGATAGACGTCGAAACCTTTAGGCCCATACTCGCTAATAAGTTCGGCGGTTTATCCGGCGCCGCCATAAAGCCCATAGCTGTTAGGTGCGTTTACGAAATATATGAGGTGGTTAACTTGCCAATCATCGGCTGCGGCGGCATAAGAGGCTGGAGAGACGCTGTAGAGTTTATGCTCGCAGGAGCATGCGCGGTCCAGATAGGTTCAGCAATAGCTCTAGAAGGCTTATCCATATTCAAGAGAATCTGCGATGGCATATCTAGTTTCCTTGAGAGGAAAGGTTTTAGGAGCGTAAATGAAATTGTTGGGCTGGCACATAAAAAATAACATGCTGCGGATCGTAGAGATACTCGACGTTAAGATCGAGAACCCTCTCGTTAAAACACTGTCTTTTAGGGATGAAATATGCCGCTTAGCGGAGCCTGGGCAATTTGTTATGGTGTGGGTTCCGGGTGTCGACGAGATCCCGCTGAGCATATCTTTTACTCGTCCAGACGGCTCCTCATCTGTAACCGTTGCAAATGTTGGCGAAGCGACAAAAGCCCTTACGGGATTAAGGGTCGGCGATTTGGTGGGGGTTAGAGGCCCCTTCGGATCGGGCTTTAAGGTTACTGGTGGAAAAGCGCTGATAATCGGTGGCGGAACAGGTATGGCTCCTCTAATGATGCTCATAACTAGGCTTGTTAAGGAGAGGGTTGAGACAACCGTGATTGAGGGCGCGGAAAATTCAGGCAAACTTATATTTCTAGACGAGTTAAAGGACCTATCGAAGAACTGCGGGGTTAAGGTTTTCTTTATAACTGAGGATGGGAGCTACGGGGTTAAGGGGCTTGCAACGGATCTAGCCGAGAACCTATTACACCGCGAAAAGTTTGATGTGATCTATACGTGTGGTCCGGAAAAGATGATTCGGAAGGTTTATGAAATGGCTAAGGAACATTCGATCGACCTTCAGGCGAGCTTGGAACGGTACATGCGATGCGCCGTTGGAATATGCGGAAGCTGCACCATAGGGAAGTATAGGGTTTGCGTAGATGGACCTGTATTTGATATGGCTAAACTGAGAGAGGTTGAGAAATACCTTGGAGCCTTCAAGTATAATGAGAGAGGCGAAAGGATTCCAGTTTAAGCTGAATCTTGAATAATAACTCTTTTATTATCTGAAGATTGTTTTGATTAGAAAATTCACTTGAATTATTGAGTATTCTCCTCCTCTTTCTCTTCCTTCAGAAGATCTTCAATCCTTCTTAAAATTGGAGCTTCCTTAGTCTCCAGCTGCCTATTCACGATGATTGCGCGTACTTTTCTTGGGTTAGATACGCCATACAGCGAAAAATATGTTGCAGCTCTCGGCCTACTTACGCCTTTTTTCCCGCCAAAACCTACGCTGATACCGCTCCTCTTGATTGGTGTCGCCGACACATATGCTAGGGACGCGTTCTCTCCTAGGCCAAAACCCGATTCAGTTACCGGTATAATTGTGCCGTAATTAAAAATTCTGCCAAGTAACCCCTGATCCACATATATATCAGCTATCTTATCATACATTACTTCTCTAACTTCTTTGCCAATAAACTTTTTAACAGTAATGATTCTATAGTTTGTTAGAAAATATTTGTGTCCTCTTCGATAGCTCTCCGTTAGGATAAACCCAATAAACGCGAAGAATCCCAGTAGCCAAATTTTGATCGTTGCTTTAGGTATAAATGCGAGGTATTGGGGTATAGGCGAATAAACCTCAACTAATGTTCCAGCGAGAGCTATCAAAAACATGTATATTAGGGGCGCCTTACTAACCCATAGAACGCCCATCAATAGCCCGCTTAATACGAGAATAAGCCAGAAAACTATAAGAAAAAATAGGCTTTCAGCATCCATAGTTGGAATGAAGCCAAACAGTAAGTTTAGAAAGCTGGTAAAACCAGTGTTTAACTCCATGAGCTCATGGAGCCGCAAGTATAAAAAATGTAGCGCTACCGCTAAGAGAATTAAGTAGAAGTTTGC
The sequence above is drawn from the Candidatus Bathyarchaeia archaeon genome and encodes:
- a CDS encoding C/D box methylation guide ribonucleoprotein complex aNOP56 subunit (functions along with aFIB and aL7a; guides 2'-O-methylation of ribose to specific sites in RNAs); translation: MKVAVIPSVMGILCLSEDGKLIDKEIFDRDPVKIAEKLFALEQGKPTPEIKRLIRRLKDQKYTGFLFDHPELANAVREEFKVNAEPAVLVELSEKIRENMGELGVEVGFISKPSEITRWIRDVTIELSKLRIRKATEKRDLLVVQAVQALDDLDQTLNLFMSRLREWYGIHFPELNRLVEKHETYAKLVYTLGRRDNFTVERLEKEGFPEGKAIQISESAKSSMGADLQDIDIEQIRKISKNILQLYEARANLEKYIDALMEDVAPNLRALAGSSLGARLIALAGGLENLAKMPASTVQVLGAEKALFRALRTGAKPPKHGVIFQHSLVFRAKKWLRGKIARALAGKLSIAARTDAFTGNYVGDKLKEELSRRIKEIEEKYPSPPKAKAPKKKAKPKVKR
- a CDS encoding dihydroorotate dehydrogenase encodes the protein MTAVDLRTRIAGLNMPNPTMLASGILGTTADILREVANAGAGAVVTKSVGLKPREGYPNPTVIQVECGFLNAVGLPNPGIHKFMEEIRSLNDLRVPLIVSVFGFSPEEYAETARLAVEAGASAVELNLSCPHVKGTGAEIGQDLEAVRLIVRAVKDQVDRPVFVKLTPNTSHIPDLAEAAASAGADAITAINTVRAMAIDVETFRPILANKFGGLSGAAIKPIAVRCVYEIYEVVNLPIIGCGGIRGWRDAVEFMLAGACAVQIGSAIALEGLSIFKRICDGISSFLERKGFRSVNEIVGLAHKK
- a CDS encoding dihydroorotate dehydrogenase electron transfer subunit encodes the protein MLGWHIKNNMLRIVEILDVKIENPLVKTLSFRDEICRLAEPGQFVMVWVPGVDEIPLSISFTRPDGSSSVTVANVGEATKALTGLRVGDLVGVRGPFGSGFKVTGGKALIIGGGTGMAPLMMLITRLVKERVETTVIEGAENSGKLIFLDELKDLSKNCGVKVFFITEDGSYGVKGLATDLAENLLHREKFDVIYTCGPEKMIRKVYEMAKEHSIDLQASLERYMRCAVGICGSCTIGKYRVCVDGPVFDMAKLREVEKYLGAFKYNERGERIPV
- a CDS encoding PH domain-containing protein, with the translated sequence MVKNYDFDLLKDERVDAYLKPHPLSFLKYYFANFYLILLAVALHFLYLRLHELMELNTGFTSFLNLLFGFIPTMDAESLFFLIVFWLILVLSGLLMGVLWVSKAPLIYMFLIALAGTLVEVYSPIPQYLAFIPKATIKIWLLGFFAFIGFILTESYRRGHKYFLTNYRIITVKKFIGKEVREVMYDKIADIYVDQGLLGRIFNYGTIIPVTESGFGLGENASLAYVSATPIKRSGISVGFGGKKGVSRPRAATYFSLYGVSNPRKVRAIIVNRQLETKEAPILRRIEDLLKEEKEEENTQ